The following DNA comes from Labrus mixtus chromosome 8, fLabMix1.1, whole genome shotgun sequence.
CTTTGATTCCTCTCTTTGCCTACTTTAGTCAGAATATCTGTTTGGAGAGGCCATGGAGAGTTCAGCAAAAGTAGTCATTATTGTCTCACTGGTAGAAAATAAAGTGCTTATTAAAAATCGAAATATTCTCAGTCCATCACAAAAAACTATATCCATTCAGTGTGTAGAAAAACGAGTAGGATTACAGTAAAGAGTAAAGTGATCAACAGAGCCATGACATAGTGCACTGCTGCATACTTTCATGTTTGTCAATGACTCAGAATGCCAGAATGGGTTTTGAAGGTGTGTGTACTTTGAGAAGAGACAGTGATGATTCACAGCTGTGGTCCTCTGTAgttatgctaatgctagctaatACATGCACATAGAAAAAAGGTCCCATCTGCCCTATTAGCATGCCAACCTTTGTTTTATACAAATgcagctctttgtgtgtgtgtgtgtgtgtgtgtgtgtgtgtgtgtgtgtgtgtgtgtgtgtgtgtgtgtgtgtgtgtgtgtgtgtgtgtgtgtgtgtgtgtgtgtgcacgggcACATCTGctcctttcttgttttttcctaAGGTgcaggtgtctctctctgtcggaTGTATTTGTGGAGATGTTTGATACAGTTTTACAGCCATTATTACTGTACTGTATTTACCTTAATTTGCATTGAACTCATTTGTAATGTGTTATTCAAAATCAGAGGAATTAGTCAATTTGAATGGCCTAATGTATTACGTTTTTAAACCTGGGTTAGTTTACCTTGGCACTGAGATCTGTGTTAATATTGTAGTCAGTTTGCAGCGTAGATAATGCAATCTTGGCGCATGTTCAGGTTCAACTGATATGTTGTCATTGGCCTGTGCTTGTCTTCAAATTGAGTCctcagatttgttttctctcttaacTTTTATCAATGTAAACATCACAGCATGGAGTCAGGGCAACTACTGCAAGTGTTGACTGAAACTATCAGTCCACCAAGTGTACCTCTCTTTCCTGTGTTTTGCGTAGATTCCATCAGAGAAGCTTCAGAGAGCGGGGAAGGTTCTCCGCAACGCCATCCTGTCCAGAGCCCCACACATGATTCGCGACAGGAAGTACCACCTCAAGACATACAGGTAAGAGTACCTTTTGTTTGTTACACCGACTTTTTGTTTACTCAGAAAAAAGCACatgacagattttttaaaaagtctattCATTTTATACCTGTTTGTTGTATTGCAGACAATGCTGTGTAGGCACAGAGCTGGTGGACTGGTTGGTGCTGCAGAGTGCATGTGTGCTCACACGCTCCCATGCTGTTGGGATGTGGCAGGTGCTACTTGAAGAAGGGGGGCTCAACCACGGTAAGTATAACTTTGGCTTCTTATTTTGCTTTCTAATCATAATGTGTGAGATCAACGTTTCCCCTCAATgcacacaaatcaaaaacaatagTCAGTCCAAAATCCACACATAGAAAttagcaaaataaaacattttagtttcaatggccctcacttatcaaacgtacgtaggcagaaaaatgggtgtactGTCATTTCCACGCAAAGTTCGGCACTTATCAATTTGGACATGAGCGGAGGGTACGCTCAAATCCCACGTCAGGTCTCAGTTCGTGTACGCacgttttcaactcagtgtggacttgcgctgcagcgaatctgtctgtgtcggagaataattagatcatactataacagtgcttgttaagacggatagatagaggttcacagatttactgttagataacacatctaaaatgtattttatattacgctCCACCTCTAACGatctctgtaggctacattgctttttaaataatgttgagcagcgcgagctgtcaggtgatttatttagttgtgtgttttatttgattaatttttgtttgtttaatcgatttactttaaagattaaagattagagaggccgctttcagtaaatacatgttaaacgttcagcgcacaggaatatcactgcagaaaatactgagacaaattaaaacagaaaaactaaaaacagttactTTAAAAGGACAGACAAACTTCCAGAAGAtactaaatacaacttttagcctctgaaatatgaaatatttaagaatacagaacattaacattagATCATAACTAATCGGTATGTCCGGAgattaaaataatcaatatgCTGATGTGCCACGTGCGTAATTGCGCACAGCAGAAGCACATAGGCCAGAGACTACATGTGACACAATAACGAATAAAGAAATCCCGGGGCTGTAAGACGGAGTCAGGAACTTCttttatgtaagtgttaaattcttatgtttggaAAGAAGGCTAATTGGATGAGAAGTGCACATTACACAgcgtttgatcaaacactttattcatgtgatgcaggacgtttcaggtttctcttctcttttaaagtctcattaatGGCGAGCTGCCAGTGCAGCCGACGTTATCCAACACAGATGCAGGTTCACCTGTTCCACTTGTGCCTGATATTGAGGCTGAACCGATGAAGGAAGCCACTCGCTCCACGATCTGGGATAATTTCAGGTGGGGTACGGCTGGCGTCCTCCGGTCTGgcagctgcttcttttaagacaCAACACTAGGCTACATTGTAGCGATCGTATGGTCTGAGcaggttttttaaactaaaagtatttaaaaaaatttgattATAGCCTATATTATGTACGTTACATATCACgaatgttatatattttttatgtttaaaaccAACGCTGTTGAGATTTCCATGCAGGCGCATTTCTTCTGAGGCtctttaatcctacatttcagactgccaaacaacacaatgttattcctctttacttttctctgttatggtgtcactcaggtcatatctcgtttctcttctttgccgtatTAAGTATCTCCATGCCGTAAACTCTGGGGGCGTGAATATATAGgggcgtggtatttaaatgatgATCGTTTCCAGCCGCCACACTTATCAACACCCGGTCTTCGTACGCCGTGATCAGCCAGATACGCACGTTTCATAGGTCCCACGTGGACCCTGTCGTAcgatgatttctacacccaaatctgcgctggtttctacaccagattgataagtgagggccactGTGTGTTGTTTAATGTATGAATAAGGATAAAGTGATAATCAGAATTTTAAGTTGTTTACAGACTCACAGTGTCTCTGTCTGGCTCTAAGCTTAACATCTACACTGTTTAATTGGCAGACTAGATACCAGCATGGAAATCTAATTAAAAGACTTGCAGCAGGAACATGAAATATAGATTATAGCTTGATCACACTTCAAAGAAAAATCTTGAATAAAAAATGATCGGAGTGAAGAAAATAACTGCTGAAAATCACCAGGCACATATATAATGAGTGTGTTATTATATTTTGTCTAGTTTTAACTTGGATGTGCTGTTCGTGTGTTCTTTAGTGGACCAGGAGCTGGGCTTCCAGGATAAGTACCTGTTCTACCGCTTTCTCGATGACGAGGAAGAGGACACACCGATGCCtagtgaggaggagaagagggaaagTGAAGAAGAGTTGCCAGAGACCATTCTCTTCCTCGCTCAGATTGGACCTGACGCATTGCTGCGCATGATCCTAAGGAAATCGTCAGTAACATAATACAAAACAACTAGAACTTACACTACCAACACAACTCACATAACATAATACCAGTTAATCATCTTATATATGACTTTCTTTATTTCAGTTATGTAGATGAGTTTGAATGTAATGCTCTGTACaatcatgataaataatatttaaaaaattatcTGTCGTGATCGCAGCACTTATTTACATTACTCATTTTAGTGCGGCTaagaaataaagtgtgtgtatgtagtcAGTTTATTCTGAATAACCTCTGTGCGTGTCTGCAGGCCCGGTCAGAGGACAGGGGATGACCTGGAGATCATCTATGATGAGCTGCTTCACATCAAAGCCTTAGCTCACCTCTCCAACACTGTGAGTCAGATgctcctctcttttcttaaagggacagttcagGTTTCCAAAAATGCCAGTATTACATCAGAGCCAATTACTgcagtctttttgttttaagaccAGAGGGAATAATGATACTCACTGTCAGCATCTCTCTTATCAGCATGATAGTACACAGTTTTACACAAACAGGCCTTTTTGCTAGCAAGTACACACCATCAGAATCAGGTGTAATCTAATCATGTAGAATAAATTGtatagccattttcacatatgcactcctggaAATATCTAGACAATTTCAGGAGAAATGTTCCTGAAGTTCCCCTGACCTAGCTGTTCatatatgctcctcacagcaggatataatcccTGTTGGACGGGAAGGAGGGTGAGGGTCTTCTGAGGCAAGACTTCACGTAAAaagagcaacagagtccgcgATACAACGCTATAATTCAaacatttgcctttatatcagtgtTATGTGTTGTTCAACTGAacaacaatatcaacaaaagtgCAGAGAAGAACGCAGTGCTTAACAGAAAACTTAAAGCAGCAGTTTAGTGACGTGCACAGACATCATAGCGGTCGCATGCATACATACTATGCACCCTGCAATGTTCACAGGATATAAATGACCACACTCTCCTACTCACTTGAAGTGAATTATCTGAATAATATcttgctgcgttctcacatcagcacACTCGGACttactgcagaaaaaatactagggggctgTCTCAGTCTGGGGGGAAAATTTGGCCGTATGCGTTGACAcatgagtttttcaggagttttcttcaAGTGTGAAATCGCTCTGGGAGATTCAATCTTTTATTTATagttatattaataataatgtaattattataaatgaaaaGGTACACAAATCATATTCCAGGAGATGAAAAGGGTTCTAGATGTTTTATCATTAATATTAAAGTTATCTCCATTATTATTTGGCCATAATGATTCTAAATAGACATTTCATTAACCTCTTTGCATGTGCTGTTGTTATGGACTGTAAAAACTCCCAAGTCACTTTGGATATTCCTTAAAAACAAACCTATGCTTTTTTACTGTCCTCTTACTGCAGCATTGCAGCTAAAGCCAGTATGACTTAGAAaagtcttctgtttttttaggtgaagagggagctggcAAGTGTTGTGATCTTTGAGTCCCATGCAAAAGCTGGAACAGTGTGTAAGTTtttcaatttgtcttttttttgttctagaatgcttttttttttaatcgtgtACAAAGTATGTAACTGTAGGATGTTGAAGTCTTATGTTACCCCAAATCACCACAAACTCTCAAGGATGTTAAAACCTTAGCTAGCTGTGGTACAACACTTTTTCACATTATTGCCACTCGGCATTTAACTTTAAGAGGGGTTTCGGTTGACCTAGTGGTAAGGCCTGGGTGTTGATGTATTCAGAGGAAGTGTAGGTcacatcatgtctgtgtgttgacATCGGAGATGAACTGTCACATATCATTTCATTGCCCTACCCCTGTGCTGCTTCTTGTGTCCAGAATGTGTGCTACTCTTTCATGTAATGGTAATATGTGTTTTTCCTGGTTATCTTCCAGTGTTCAAccaaggagaggaggggacatCATGGTACATCATTCAGAAGGGTTCAGTCAATGTGGTTATCTATGGCAAAGTGAGTTTGCTTAAATGTATTCATCCACCTGGATGCTTAGGTGTCTCTCTTTGACACATACGGATTTATCTTTGAATGTATGATGGATTGAAATGTGAAGCTGTTTATGTTAGACCAACAGTTTTCTCCCTGTGGGGCTGGGAAACACCAGCAGAGGAGTTGAGCAAACAGTGCTCAGCTCACTGTGACTCATCACTATGATTTAAAGGCTTAGGGGATTGACGGCATGCACAATTTTCACACTGATTTCACAATGATTTACAATCATTGTACAGGCAGAGATACTCTACATTCCCATGTGTGTGCATAAACATTGATCACACATGTACATAAACACATGCactcatcaaacacacacacacacacacacacacacagatagacaagTACAGATGAGTCATCCCAGTCCCCAGGCTCCTGAATTTTCTGATATCTCTTCAGAGCTTAAGATGAGTAATAAATTGTCCTTGTGTCTGAGCTTGTTTGGTGTTTGGAGGGTATTTATTTATGTGCGCCCTTGCATGCGTGTCTTAGGGTGTGGTGTGTACGCTCCACGAGGGTGATGACTTTGGAAAGTTGGCCCTGGTTACAGATTCACCTCGAGCCGCCTCCATCGTCCTGAGGGAGGACAACTGCCACTTCCTGCGTGTCGATAAGGAAGACTTCAACAGGATACTCAGGGTGGGCAGGGGAGATGTGCATTTAACCTGTGATTTGATACAAGAGAAGTCGTATCAAATCATCACCTTGGTCTATACTTAAACAAATACTATTACAAGCGATGAATGTTGACAAAGTCACTGCTATATCTGCATTTCAGTCACTTCATTTCACTGAACTCTTTCATGAATTTATTTGGCTCTCTGAAGCTCTAAACACCAAGTCTTACCTTTACCATGATGTATGCCTCCCCCCTCTGGCGGAGAAgctacattacatttaaaatgacacatttttgcATCCAACATGGAGCGatacatcttcttttttttttttattaatgcatcgtgttgtttttttataggaCGTGGAAGCCAACACTGTGCGCTTGAAAGAGCATGAACAAGCTGTGCTGGTGTTAGAAAAAAGTCCTCGTGCCTCCACCCTGGGAAGCATTAAGTATGTGTGAAGTGTCTAGCCCACACACTTACAAGTGAACAGTAGAATATAAATCTCATTTGACTGTCTCATAAAACGGGGCTTGTGTTTTCTCAATGAAATTCTTCTTGCCTCTTGCAGGTACACTGTTATTTCAGGAACGCCAGAGAAGATTCTCGAGCATTTCCTTGAGACCATGAGGATGGACATACATCACAGTGAACCAGGTAGCCTTAAAGACCCCAAAAAAGAAACTTCATGTAGAATTAATTATCTATATGGTTAAGATAGATCAATGGATGATAAAGGAAACACGGGTATATAGAGAGCAAGGCAAGATAATTTGATTTAATAATTAATGGAAATTTGAATGACCTTTGGTGCTAATGAGTTTCTCCCCTGTTGctgtctgtttcctcctcacCTGGCAGACCCAGCGGTGGATGATTTCGTCCTCATGCACTGTGTCTTCATTCCAAACAGCCAGCTGTGCCCTCTCCTAATGGCACAATATCCTTTTCTGACTCTATGTGCTTGTTTTAATAATACTTGCTGTCTGTGATACCCTCTTGTAAAGTTAGCTGACTTCAATGTTTGTCACTCTAGCCAGTGTGTTATGTTGACAGGCccactctgtttgtgtgtattactATTACAGTGGTACTGACAGCATCTCAGATTTTGCTGTTAACTGGTCAGTGTGGTGAAAGTGCTGAAGCAGCAGTTGACTGTCCAGCACTAATGAACTGAGCACCCCCCTCCCTTCACACCTCCGTCACAAGTTGTAATCCTAGTTGAGAAGGTTTTGGGTCTTGgtcattaaaatgcaaatgtttatCTACACACTTGCACTTCACTATGGCTGCACTGCTGATATCCCCTCATTTGGTTCCTAGAATCCAGACCACTACCCATACTGACATATATTCACTTGACAAAATTAACAAATGGCACTTCACAAATGACAATCAatttgtaactctgacacctagtgtttccaattggtactgcagtctaaattcaaaacactggGGAGAGCTGACtcaccccgccccctcctccctggaACCGATGTGCTCGCGGGTTGCCACGTTGCAgacacggaagcttcagtgttgaGTCCTCAGGAAGTCTGCCGACCATTGAAGCCAATGTTACATGGAGGCCGAACCTGGTATTGCAAGGCCACGTGATGCCACTGGGCCGAGAAAGACTTTCTTATAAGCTTATTTGGAGAGATAAAGTGGATAACTTTTTTGGGGTGCATTCACTTCCCGAAAcgaaaacactgaaataaccCATTTTGAAATCATTAGTTcctaaaatgtgtaaaatgagtTTAAGGCTGAATTCAGAGATATTTTTGTAGACATAAAGAATGCAGATTAGAGCCACTGAACTGCGACTCTAAGTGCACATGCTCAGTAATGTGAAAGATCTGGGCACTATTAaagcagaggctttttaggtcaggtagaatcagttatatctgaagcACTTTGCTTGCTTACTTCCACcgctgtaacacctgttggtttgccatgTAACTGATCTCATGTCTGGCAAACCGAGTGTGTCCAAGACCGCTATGTGGGAGTACCCTAAAACCGGTAAACTTAATTTAGAAGGACTTATACTGGCTGCTGCaatgttgtcagagaagccagcacttcaacatagaaGGTTTCCTTACTGTTTTCCTTACTGTGATGATGAAGTAAGGTTATTTTATGATtcaattcagtagatatcttacatgttgctccttCACATCACATTTTTACTATATGTCAGCTCCTTAATCCTTTACTGCACCCTGGTGAGTTATTTCAGTCATTAGAGCACGTAAGTGTGGGAGACTATAACCTCATTGAGGCATCACCCTAACCAGGATTATGACACCAGTTGCCCCTGACTACCAGTGTGTACTGGTGGCTAATCAATGCCCTTTATTTTAAAACCCTGATGCTCCAAAGCTGGCTATTGGATGCTTCTAAGGTTGCCACACTTTCAAGGTAAATATCTAGATTCTGACACCAGCCCCTAGTTTTCAGAATGATCAGACTCACTTCAGACAAAAATCCCACAAAGATTCTGCCCTTAACTGGGCTAAATGAATTTCCAAAAGCGTGATCTTGTCACTTGAAAAGTACAGCAGATGAGCTCCAAGCCATTACAAAGCAAAGTTGGTTAAGATCAATCGACTTTGAAGGATGAGTATTTCCACATCCACTGAGCTCTCCGTCAAAGGCAGTACATGGGCTTCACTTTCAAACTTTAAGACCTACCAGTTAAAAGTTCTTCTGGCCTTCCCCTAGTCCTGCAGGTCCTCCCAAGGTTCTTGCAGGCAGCACCAGCCTAGGTACAAGTGTGCAAGTCCTTCCATATTAAGATGGCTGACTGATCTGTGCTCCAACACAAGGAGGAGTAAGATACTATAGCCTTTCTCTGACAACTGCTTTAATCTTTAACCTCATGTGCACCTACCATGCTGCTGCCCCGCCTGGCTCTGAACAGGAGAGGTTGGAGTATGCAATCAACAGTAAGAGAAGAGTCCTCATAATAGCCCTGCGCtgggccaacacacacacatacatgcttCAGGAGGAGCCTGCTGCCATCTCTTTTCTTGAGGTGAGCAAAAGCCAACTTAACTCACGACAGAAACAATGCAGAGTATAGACATGgtataagtgtgttttttttttatctcaattaATTTAGGAGTTGTACGGAAGTGTATCAAATGATTCTCGGATTTTGAGAGCTTTGAAAGACCTGGTTCCCGACTTGGAGAAAGTCGTTAAATTACAGTACGTTCACTGGCGCCAGAACATCACTCTTTCACTGTGAGGCTTTTTATGGCAGCCATATTTATTGAACAccattttgctttttgtttgcagATCGGAGGAAGCC
Coding sequences within:
- the LOC132978993 gene encoding rap guanine nucleotide exchange factor 4-like isoform X2 translates to MESGSSNDRLTDKDNMNSDSANKAHNKIPSEKLQRAGKVLRNAILSRAPHMIRDRKYHLKTYRQCCVGTELVDWLVLQSACVLTRSHAVGMWQVLLEEGGLNHVDQELGFQDKYLFYRFLDDEEEDTPMPSEEEKRESEEELPETILFLAQIGPDALLRMILRKSPGQRTGDDLEIIYDELLHIKALAHLSNTVKRELASVVIFESHAKAGTVLFNQGEEGTSWYIIQKGSVNVVIYGKGVVCTLHEGDDFGKLALVTDSPRAASIVLREDNCHFLRVDKEDFNRILRDVEANTVRLKEHEQAVLVLEKSPRASTLGSIKYTVISGTPEKILEHFLETMRMDIHHSEPDPAVDDFVLMHCVFIPNSQLCPLLMAHYHAAAPPGSEQERLEYAINSKRRVLIIALRWANTHTYMLQEEPAAISFLEELYGSVSNDSRILRALKDLVPDLEKVVKLQSEEAKATKKKTLIRQFSNGEERLQKKQPIRNQDDILLKVYCSDHTYSTIRVSVAATGKEVISAVADKLGTTDELLLVHLSSASEKLILKPNDASVFSTLSINGRLFACPRDQLNNIAPLPDQDGPTAGSMSTFELMSSKDLAYQMTMFDWELFSCVHEHELLYHTFGRQSFRRTTANLDLFLRRFNQVQLWVVTEVCLCGQLSKRVQLLKKFIKIAAHCREFKNMNSFFAIIMGMSNPAVSRLSQTWEKLPTKFKKFYAEFESMMDPSRNHRSYRLTVTKLEPPIIPFMPLLLKDMTFTHEGNKTLIDNMVNFEKMRIIANTIRQVRHCRSQPFNPDICQPNKNQADVRGYVRKLCVIDNQRALTQLSYRLEPRRT